The Vitis vinifera cultivar Pinot Noir 40024 chromosome 8, ASM3070453v1 genome segment AAGGGGGACCAAAATGGACTGGTATTTATcactcttttcttctttctaccACACACGGCAAAGGGCATTATTCTCCTAAAAACCATTTGCTTTTCATAGGCAGTTATTCTCCTGAAATCGCGGAAGTAAACTTGGGTAGGGGGTTTTGCTCCTAACGAATTACAAAGCATGTACTAGAAACAGagaaatataacatatataGGACATTCTGGCACATTTGTCACACAAGACACCTTTGGATTCTTATGTAAGGAGACAAGGAGGACGGTATGATAGGAGATAAAAGATGCCTCAGGCTACTAGTAGTTATTGCTGTGATGCTCTTCAGAGAATTCCAGTATAATATTCATTTGGAAACATGGAAGACtccaaagaaaataattaaatatacaaCAAATGTGAAGGAAAGCAAGATAGGCAATGTAAAGAAGTAAACCTTGTAACTAATCAAATCTAAATTAGTCAACAAGTACAAAACTCTAAAGGTATAAATACACTCacaaagaaaacaactaaaGAAAATCATTGTCAACATTCACTTTACATAAAcagaaaagtagaaaaatgtcaagaaaatttgtaatattcctaccaacaaaaaaaaaaattgcaagaaaTGTCAGCACAATAATCTATGTCAAACAATTTTATATCCAGAAAGTTTAAACCTTGAAAAATATGTAAGGCATAAACCTCTTTTCCTGCCAATACAatccaaaatttcaagattACTCACATAATAATCCACCACTAATCATGTAATTATACTTATAAAAGATGGTTAAAAGCTACATCAAaaagactttaaaattttaagacatTTCCCAAACCTGAGATTGAGAGCTATTCAGGCAGCGGCCTATCTGTCTGAAAAGAGGAACCATGCAGCGTTGAAATTCAGCAGACTGTGTTGCCTCCAACACTTCTTCTAATTCCCCAAGGAAAAGAAGTTCCTTCGTACAATTAGTGATAGGCCAATATTTTAGCAAACCCCTAATAACCGTATCTGCTAACTTGTAATCTTTCTCAACAAATTGAGTGATGCAGTAAGACAGCTGCTGATGATACAGTGCAAGTGCCTTAGGCTTATGCAATGGTATAAGAGCCCGAACAAGGAACAACTTATGCTCCTCTTTCATGGGCAACGCAAACCCATTTATTATACTCCCAAGAATCTCCAGAAGCTCACCAATACCACTGTGCCGTTCTGTCTCATATATAAACcgataaaatatattattaatggCCTTTCTAATAAAGGGCCGGTGCACCATGAACTTCCCATATATGCGATGTAATATGGTTTTCAAATACTCCCGCTCTCGTGGGTCATCAGCATCAAACAAATCAAGCAGTTTTAGAACAAACGAATGATCAATATACCGCTTGGCAATCTTCGTGTCGGTGTCCGATGAAACAACATACCTTAAAAGTAGCTCATACACAAGATGAAGATGAGGCCACGCTGGTTCCGCATAGGGCTCCTCTTCTATCTCCAGCATTTCTGAGCCGGAATTTTCATGGGGAGCTGGAGGAAAACATCGGAAAATATTTACAGAAATCATCTTAATCATCTCTTCTTGATTGTTCTCTGTAATTTTCCCAGAACCGGATTGTATAAAGTCAATAAGCTCCAATAGGGTCTGCCTCTTAATTTCCTTTTCCCGTACTGATTTCAAAGTGTCCGTGAAATCAAACTGGAAACAGCAAATTTGTAGTTTCCTAAGAAACAAAAGTTGTCGATCCGACACAGCAACATCCCGAAACGGAGGAAGGGGATCAATATTGCCGGAAGGCAGAGCCGTTGGATCAATCACAGCCCCACCGGGCTGTGGCGCCGAATTGACCACTGATAGAGCTGGGGCAGTCCGAGACGCATGGTTTACAACCACATTCGACGTCGATACCATCCCAGAATTGCGATTCCCAGCCGGTCCAAATCCATACAATCCCGAATCTATCGCATCGGCCTTGGACGGCTTCCGATGGCCGCGCTTTATAATTTTGTTGAACATCTCAATTAGTAACCCCTAACCCCAAAACTGTGAACTACGGAGATATATGGATCAAATCATGAATGAGCAACAAAACGAACGATGGTTACAAGTGAAAGCCGATCATGAAAGCAACAGCAATCCTATATTTTCATCGGTTACAATCACTTCACATggtttttcataaatcaaaagaaaacGGATCTGGGATGCGAATCAGGGCAGAAAGGTACCGTAATCGCAATCTGAATTCAAGATATGTTGAGCCGTTCATATACTGCAAAGGCGAAGGTGAGCGTTGTAGCATGTCGCCGGAAACCGGCGAAGTGATCGAGAGTGATTTCTGCAATTGGAGGAGGAGTTGGAGAAAAGCTAGTGAAGAAAGTGGAGATAATTAAATGGAGGAGAAAATGAGAATATATGATTGCAGAAAACGCTTTTTATGACAACTTAAGGATCATAAACATGTATCCAGATAAATTGGCCATGTTTGTTGTACACGTGGCTTATCAACAAAATCTGGTCCCCTCTGCCCCACCTTAAGGTTTCGTCCAAGTGGCTTGATTCTCTAGAATTTAGAATTTCTTTGCAGCTGGCAAAGGTTAAAAGGCAACAGTTTATTTTGTGTCCTAATAACATCTCCACATCACCCTAAATAAACATATGTCCAAATTATTTGGTCATATTTGTATTGTTAgcaatttatcaataaaatatggGCCATTGTCTAACATGAGTTGTAGCCTTGTAAATGCGAGAGGTTTCTCtatgtaaatataaaatttagaattttcttGTAGAGGGTATGTACTTGCTTTTATATTACCTTATTCTAATATTATGTTCAAATTGTCTGCTTCTAGAGGATGTGTACTTATTTTCATTAGCTTAATGTTATAatatatgtttaaattttttcatgagTTTATATATATGCAAACAATTTCCAGGTACTATCCCATTCGGGaaaggttttgggatgaacataAATAGGTTTGAGATGgattataaaagtttttaaaacttcaaaataGGTTCTAGACAAGTTCAAATGTGATTTTGTCTCACCTCATCTtgattatatatgattttaaataaaagatcatttcagttgattttattttcagtttttatcattttaaacttttttaacataaataaaattaaaataaattataaaaaattaaaacattaaatgaaACAAGGTATGGCAAATTCCTATGTTCATTCCACCcgtcccatttaattttttttggatggAGATAagaatagatataaataaatgagatgagATTGAGATAAGGGGATGTGTCTCAAACCCATCCTCATTGAGTCATGAAatcgtttttctatttttataactttattcCTTTTGTAGTTAGTTTCATCCTTTATCAATTGGTACTCTTAACTAAAAGCGGAGTCTTGATCATTTTgcctttgttttatttttatctaatgTCAATATCATGTCATGTAATACATTTATCATTGTAGTTTCTTCTAAAAATTTCTCAATTAagtaacatatatatatatacatatttacaATTTTTCCATTCATAGCTACTAAAGCATCttttgttaatatttataatatagttttgtgaaaaaaaaaatcgtagcCCAAAGTATCCAGAGTCTCAAAAGAGATTAAATTCCCCCCAACTTATAAATGCATTTATCATTAGTCAATGTCTTTACaacattatcaaacatatttaccTTCATAGTATTAGCATTGTTCATTTAAATAATACTAACATCACATTCCTTATAAGTTTCAAACCATTTTTTATAAGAGCACATATGAAATGAACgtttaaaatccaaaatttaagagtcaacaaaattttcattaactaTAATAGAAAACATTATGCTCCTCATCAAACTTTTCATCAATAATACCCCATAGATATTGAAACTCTTAGGATTcaagttttcttcttttttttttttttttttttttttcacttttaggTGCTTTGTCAATTCTTCATTGCGCTTCatgatatgttattttttatttttttgtgacaaTAGTAATGTTTCACATCTCTCTAATAATATGACTGAAATGATCATCTATCCTATAATAATGtatttcttataataatttaGTTATATCATAATGTGATTCAAACTTCACCACAAGAGCCTGTTTAGTATAAAACAAGTTATTTagttgtttaatattttttatctttagaaAAAGTAGTTGACATCTCATCCATAATCAATGCATCAAacatttaagaatttttaaacttgtatataaaaacttcaatttttttttcaattgttattttctttttctaattttcttgtcacaatgctaaAAGTTATGTTTTGGTTTCAGAAAATTTGGGGGAAAATatcaggaaaagaaaatataaaataaaagtagaataaaataaaaagtaatgaaaaataaaaaataggttaaaactcgataaattatttttattttttatttcaaactcattttacttattttaatttatcgatataaaaatgaaataattttaaaaatatataagtttttaattagttttaatttatatttgatttttttaaatattttttataagataatcaaacacgagaaaatcatttttcttcataatttttttcttttcataatattttataggaaccaaacacaacctaatATAGAAAactaagtttaaaaaaaaaactagattaataactttaagtatattaagtttatatatatatatacatataccaAGGAGTTTCAGACACTCAATAAGACGATAAATTACATCTCATGCATGTTTTCCACCaatttgcttattttttttcGTATACTCTACGTTTCTCAAATGCCTTTTCATGTTTGTGAGAGGTCATCATGCATAAGTATATTTATAATCTTACTCCTAGTAATTTGGGATTGTAACTCCGcgtatatataataatttatacttTGAGACGGAAGGATGATTCAGTCGTAACAACCCTGTTTAGAATGCAACATGGTTGGTCACGCTTTGTATACATTCCTACGTAACATAGACATGtgcatatataaaatttactcCACAACAAAATATAGCATAATAAACCACTAAAATGTTGTCCATTTGTCTGTGTCCTCTCATGGAGCGAATACGCAAGAGTGCAGATTTTAGATATCATTTTTTCGAGTAACGAGACGCGGTCAAGCTGACAAAGCCGAATTTGAAAGAGGCCACAACACGGCATGATGGAATCAAGAATCATTGACTGCCCTCTATGTTCGCATCGACTTGACTTGGACTGTTTCCCACTACTAAAATCTTAATCATGATATGATCTCCTTATTATCTACCATAAATTGGCGGGACCCAAGTGGTACAATCCTATTGGATGGGGCTTTGAAATATCTGGTGTTAAGAGATAAGGCCAACTCATTGATTTAATGTACTTCCCAAAAGGATTGGTCCAATCTATTGATCTAGTAATACAAAAATGCTAAACACCCTAAACCTCACCGAAAGCTTGCTACACGTCATCACAGTCCTTCTGGGTGCACACGGTATAGACACCAAGATCGGGTCCAGTCCCTTgaactttt includes the following:
- the LOC100253747 gene encoding serine/threonine protein phosphatase 2A 57 kDa regulatory subunit B' beta isoform isoform X1, with the translated sequence MFNKIIKRGHRKPSKADAIDSGLYGFGPAGNRNSGMVSTSNVVVNHASRTAPALSVVNSAPQPGGAVIDPTALPSGNIDPLPPFRDVAVSDRQLLFLRKLQICCFQFDFTDTLKSVREKEIKRQTLLELIDFIQSGSGKITENNQEEMIKMISVNIFRCFPPAPHENSGSEMLEIEEEPYAEPAWPHLHLVYELLLRYVVSSDTDTKIAKRYIDHSFVLKLLDLFDADDPREREYLKTILHRIYGKFMVHRPFIRKAINNIFYRFIYETERHSGIGELLEILGSIINGFALPMKEEHKLFLVRALIPLHKPKALALYHQQLSYCITQFVEKDYKLADTVIRGLLKYWPITNCTKELLFLGELEEVLEATQSAEFQRCMVPLFRQIGRCLNSSQSQVAERAFFLWKNDHIVSLIAQNRNVILPIIFEPLEKNVRSHWNQAVHGLTINIRKMFLEMDFDLFEECQKQHEEMEARARELEEQRELTWKRLAEAAEQRKGEDGITV
- the LOC100253747 gene encoding serine/threonine protein phosphatase 2A 57 kDa regulatory subunit B' alpha isoform isoform X2; translation: MFNKIIKRGHRKPSKADAIDSGLYGFGPAGNRNSGMVSTSNVVVNHASRTAPALSVVNSAPQPGGAVIDPTALPSGNIDPLPPFRDVAVSDRQLLFLRKLQICCFQFDFTDTLKSVREKEIKRQTLLELIDFIQSGSGKITENNQEEMIKMISVNIFRCFPPAPHENSGSEMLEIEEEPYAEPAWPHLHLVYELLLRYVVSSDTDTKIAKRYIDHSFVLKLLDLFDADDPREREYLKTILHRIYGKFMVHRPFIRKAINNIFYRFIYETERHSGIGELLEILGSIINGFALPMKEEHKLFLVRALIPLHKPKALALYHQQLSYCITQFVEKDYKLADTVIRGLLKYWPITNCTKELLFLGELEEVLEATQSAEFQRCMVPLFRQIGRCLNSSQSQRISWKHLS